The stretch of DNA GGACGACTGGCGGCCCTCCTTGTCGCCGAGCAGGGCAAACCCCTCAGGGAGGCGACCGACGAGGTGAGGGGGTTCGCGCATATCCTGGAGTACTATGCCGGGCTCTCCTCGTCGCTCCACGGCGAGACGATGGCGACGAAGGCCTATGGTCGGATCGTCATCGAGAAGCGGCCCCTGGGCGTCTGCGTCGGGATCGTGCCCTGGAACATGCCGGTGATCATCGCCGGGTGGAAGATCGGGCCGGCGCTCCTGGCCGGAAACACCATGGTGCTCAAACCCGCGAGCACGACGCCACTCACCACCCTCGAGATCGGCGAACTCTTCGTCAGGGCCGGGCTGCCGCCAGGCGTGCTCAACATCGTCACCGGGCCCGGGGAGAGCCTCGGGGAGGCGCTGGTCACCCACCCGGCGGTCAGGAAGGTTTCGTTCACCGGGGAGGTCGGGACCGGGCGGCATGTCGCCGAGGCGGCGGCGCCCACGATGAAGCACCTGACCCTGGAGCTCGGCGGGAGCGACCCCGCGATCGTCTGCGACGACGCCGATCTCGAAGAGGCCGCTGCCGGTGTGGTCCGGGGCCGGTTCTACAACTGCGGACAGGTCTGCACCGCCGTCAAACGGGTGTACGTCTTTTCCAGCGTTGCCGACCGGTTCAGGGCACTGGTGAAGGAGAAGACGGAGCGGATCGTCGTCGGCGACGGCATGGGGGCCGGTGTCGGGATGGGCCCGCTGAACAATGCCGCGGGCTACGAGAGGATGCAGCAGATCGCAGACGATCTCTCCGGCGAGGCGCGGTTCCTTACCGGCGGGGCGGCGACCGGTACAAAGGGCTGGTTTTTTACGCCGACGGTCGTCACCGACCTGCCCGCGGGCGCCCTGCCCCTGCGCGAGGAGGTCTTCGGCCCGATCCTGCCGGTGATCGAGGTGCACGATCTCGATGAGGCGATCGAAGGGGCGAACTCGACGAATTACGGCCTTGGCGCCTCGATCTGGACGAAAAGCCTGGAGCGGGCAGAACGCGGCTGCCGGGACCTTGAGGCCGGGATCGTCTGGGTGAACCAGCACCTGAAAATCCCGCCGGAAGCGCCGTTTGGCGGGACGAAGGGGAGCGGCATCGGGAGAGAGAACGGGCCGCGGTCGCTCGACCGCTATACCGAGGAGCGGTCGATCCTGATCCGGTTATGACCGTCGCCGTCTCTCGCGTGAGGTCGGTCTGCTTCTCCGGAGATCCTCACGCAAAAAGACGCCCTGCCTGACCGGCGGCGGTGTGAGAAACAGGCCCGAACGGGCAAAGAACAAGAAAGGGAAGGGGTGTGATCTTCAGTCTCTGAAGAGCACGTGGGTGGTCATCGAGCTGGCGCCAAAGAACTTCTTGCAGAACTCGGCCATCTGCTTGGGGCCGTAGGCCTTGCAGGAGAAGATGTCGAGGTAGGCAGCGTTGGTGTCGTTGGCGAAGTGACCGGAGATCAGGGAGGTCTCGATGAGCTGGGTCATGGAGTAGCCGGCAACCTTGGCGCACGGGCCGAAGTGGACGACGGTCGGCTCGCCGAAGCGCTTCATGTCGATGAGGTCGCAGAGCTCGACGATGAACCGCTTGATGAGGTCGGCGTCTCTGATCGCTGCCGGGTCGCAGTCCTTGAGATCGACACTGGTGTAAAGCCCCCAGGAACCCTGCTCATTGTATTTCTTGATGATCTCATCGTCAGAGAGAGAGTCCCAGTAGTTCACGGTCTCGTTCACGTTAAGCATGTCAGCCTGATTGCGGATATCGGTCTCAGTCATTTTTATCACAACCCCCTCCGGAGAGAACTCTGGAGGCATTGATGTAATTACAACACATATTCAGGATTTAAAAATTTCCATCAAGACACCTCTCCTCGATCATGATAAAAACCCCAAATTTTGTTCTGAATTGATTTATGATGTCAATTAATCGCCTAATTTATACAATTTCTTTGAAATTCCGTCCAAATCCAACGAAGCCCGATTTAAACCGATTTTAATACCCACAACCGCAGTACGCCTCTCTTATGCCCTCGATTGGTTCTGCGCTCTATAATTGGTCAGATTTCAATTTGAATTGATTAAACGCGCAAGAAAAAGGAAAGAGAGGGTTTAATTTGGCCAAAATTGGCATATTCTGTTTTAATTGGGCAAAAAGGGATTCGTGAATCAATTTTTAGGGATAATACGTTTGTTCCTGTCATGTTCTGTTTAAATTGAAATCGGCCGCGACAACATTGAATTGCGTATGAAAAATATAATAAAAAATATGTGTGCCTCAAAGATCATATGTGTTCATTTGTGGTGTCCCCCACTGGCCCGGGGTGCGGCAGGTCGGCGAGTTCGGGGGCCGGGCCAAAGGATCTGATATACGCCGCCACCGCATGCGGTGCCCCATGGAGGAGGCGCCGCGCCGTGTTGTACACGCTCGGCTGTTCCTGCGGGTCTGCGGCCCGCATGATCCGGAGGAGGACGGCGACGAGGGGGGCCTGATCGTCCTCGCCCATCTGATCGAGGGCGCCGAAGACCTCCAGCGCCCCGACGGTATTGTACTCGTTGATCACGGCCAGCCCCGAGAGCACCTCGCCCAGGTACTCCCTCCCCTCCCCGGTCTCAAGGGAGAGCGGCCGGTTGCGGGCAAACCGTCCAA from Methanofollis liminatans DSM 4140 encodes:
- a CDS encoding aldehyde dehydrogenase family protein — translated: MMKMLIGGAWTDASSGRTMGVVNPATWAEIGSVPLGGPEDAGAAVEAAEGALAGWSEVPALERGRVLARTAALVREEVGRLAALLVAEQGKPLREATDEVRGFAHILEYYAGLSSSLHGETMATKAYGRIVIEKRPLGVCVGIVPWNMPVIIAGWKIGPALLAGNTMVLKPASTTPLTTLEIGELFVRAGLPPGVLNIVTGPGESLGEALVTHPAVRKVSFTGEVGTGRHVAEAAAPTMKHLTLELGGSDPAIVCDDADLEEAAAGVVRGRFYNCGQVCTAVKRVYVFSSVADRFRALVKEKTERIVVGDGMGAGVGMGPLNNAAGYERMQQIADDLSGEARFLTGGAATGTKGWFFTPTVVTDLPAGALPLREEVFGPILPVIEVHDLDEAIEGANSTNYGLGASIWTKSLERAERGCRDLEAGIVWVNQHLKIPPEAPFGGTKGSGIGRENGPRSLDRYTEERSILIRL
- the speD gene encoding S-adenosylmethionine decarboxylase translates to MTETDIRNQADMLNVNETVNYWDSLSDDEIIKKYNEQGSWGLYTSVDLKDCDPAAIRDADLIKRFIVELCDLIDMKRFGEPTVVHFGPCAKVAGYSMTQLIETSLISGHFANDTNAAYLDIFSCKAYGPKQMAEFCKKFFGASSMTTHVLFRD